The DNA window AGTGGATGTAATCAAGGGTTGATTTTGTATTGTGAGTGGCTGTGTTGAACTTCAGTCTATGAGCCTTTCCCAGCACACAATTTTCACAGAATTCCAGGTTGTTGATCTGCTGTGGATCCAGAAGACCTTGTTTGCTTAGCTCTTGAAGTCCCTTTAGACTCATATGCCCGAGTCTTTTGTGCCACAAAGCTGTTTTATCCTTGACAGATGCTATAATATTTGTTTCTGAAGTGACGGTACTACCTTGCAGAACATACAGTCCTAACTTCAAATTTCCTTTCATTATTACCAGAGATCCTTTTGCAACTTTTAGTACACCATCTTGAGCTTTATAGCTAAAACCATTTTGGTCCAGTGTACCTAAAGAGATTAGGTTCCTTTTTAGGTCAGGGATGAATCGAACTTCAGTGATCACTTTCACTGATCCATCCCACATTTTTAGTTTCACTGAGCCAACACCATGTACTTTGCAAGACTGATTGTTCCCCATTAGAACTTCTGTTCCTGAACTTATTTCAGTCCTCTGATTTACCTTCCTTTGAGGACAATTTCTTCTGAAATGACCTTCCTTCTTACAGGTCCAGCAAGTCCTTTTAGGTCTAGACCATGATCTGGTTTGAGGTCTTTGCTTGTTCCCATAGGCTTTCTTTTCCACTGATCTGCCTCTTACATTCAAGCCTTCACCAGCTTGTCTATATTGCTTTCCTGCAGCCTTAAGATCCAACTCCTTCGAATAAGCAGCACATGTGACTTCTTCAAGGGTGAGAGAGTCTCTCCCATACTTCAAAGTGTCTCTCAATTGGTCATACTGTTTTGGCAAGGAGTTCAGCAAGAATATGGCCTAATCTTCTTCATCAATTGTTACTTCTATGTTCTCTAGATCAGAGAGTAACTTTGTGAAGTCATCAATATTTTCATCTATGGACTTATTCTCATCCATCTTGAATCCATAGAAGCGTTGCTTCAAGTAAATTCTATTTGGAAGGGCCTTTGTCATATAGAGTTGTTCTAATTTGTTCCACATCTCACAGGCAGACCTTTCTTTTACCACTTTTCTGAGAATTTGATCGCTTAAACTCAGTACAATAATGTTTCTTGCTTTCTTTAGAATCTCGGTTTTGTTCTGCATTGTGTCGGGCATTTTTGATTCACCATTTAGAGCCTCATCCAGCCCTAAGTTTCCCAGGTGTGCAATCATCTTTTCCCTCCACAAATTGAAGTCATTCCTGCCATCGAATTTCTCCACCTCAAATCTTGAAGTTGACATATTGTAGGTTTGCCCCTGGCCAGTAGACTATCCTAAAAAAATCAACTCAAGACTTCGTACAGGATCACGATCAAGTGGATTCTTCCAGCTCAGTCAAGATTCAACTATCAAGATCgcaacctggctctgataccaatctGTTGAGAAAAATCGAATAGTCACAAGAAATAAAATCAGCAAAGCATCACCGAGCAATAAGAAGGGACACGCATTTACTTGGTTCGGATTATGAACAATCCTACATCCAAGGTTCTGGGAACACCCCAAGATAATCCACTAAAACGAACAAGGTCTCAATGATTACAACACACTCTCAAGACTTCACAGAGCCACACTTCTACCGAGTTGTAAATACAAAACTATATGTGTATATCAAGCTTGATTCAGAACTCGATTTCCCTTAATCCAGCAACTCTAAGCTCAAGAATTGTGTACGAAAAGAGGAGAGTTTCAGAGTGAATTTCTTGCCCTGTATTGAGAGAGATTTCCAATTGTGTCGAGTCTCAAGAACGTTGGCTTTTCTGTTATATCAGATTAAAACCACTTAACCTCCGTAACCAACTTTCTTCCATTTAATCGATTGGCTTATTTGGGATGGTCTTCAGCCGTTGGATGAGCTTCCTTTCAAGATATACAATCCAAGCCCTTCCCTGATTAATATAATGAGTCAAATAACTCTTCACAATATGCAATTTAGAAGAACATATCAttatcaataaacacaatataaTCCGGCAACTTTGTATGCATATATTATGATGTTATATCAAGGATTTTCCAATGTTTTCGACATCTTTTCACTGAAATGTAATATAAACTTTCGGATTCTTTGCAGGCCTGAACTGTAATGCATAAACAGAGATTTAACATTTCTCATTCATGTGATCTTTTATATCTGTGTGCTAAAGTTCTTAAATTAAACTATTGTCTATACTCTATTCTCTGTTTTCAGGATCTACGAATGATCCCGTTCGGCTGGCCATACTTGCGGGAGACCTTGATGATGAGCTCATGACTTCATCGCAATTAAATGCCAAATAACAGTCCAAGATATCTCTATACCAAATTATCTTTGTTGTTGACATTATTTGTCCTTTGGGATAAAAGGGACACAAATATGAATGAGAAAATACTTGTATCAAATTTCTGAGCCTATTTTGaattaaagaaaatgatatGCTTGAATTTATAGTCTCATCctttaggcatagtttggtacataggataggataaacatatgatataaaatataatgataagttaaggataaataagatgtaggatattatatttaatatttggtatgattttaataagagtgattaaatttatatattagattataatgacaaaattaaccttatcataatatattttataattttaaagttgttgcttgagttcttattttttatatgttcatgagccgatagtgcttgcatgatttatttatttttacctaattttatatatgaaATGATAATTGAGCcattgattttgtgagtcaagtcaaatatcatttttcatgttaatcgggtgatattaataattttattgaaatttataaaaattatttatataattatctcgaattcatttatataattatcatattacataatataaaaataaataaaaatatttatttgattttaatttctacctactagcatatatttataaaaatcatttataaattgagggtaattaagttatttgtagtgtattttatccttaaattaaaattatcacacctaatagaaGGGACATTTTAtccttcaaaaaaattatttatcaaaggcccatgatattatcatgagcttttaaaaaatgtaccaaacatgggataaagaggattatttatcaatccctcccttatctcatgtaccaaactatgccttaatGATTAAGCAACCAAACATAACCGGAAAGTATATCTGTATCACACATGGCCTGCTTGAGGGATTGCCAATTGTATAATTTTGGTCGGGAAAACATGGTTGATGGATATTATCATCACATAAATGTAATGTGAATTTCTAACTAAAATTAGGGAGATTGAAAGAATCTTAAGAAAATTGCAGTTTGTCGCTGATCAAATTGGTAGGGAACAATGTCTCCTGTTAGGTGGGATTTTAATAGGTGGGGCCCACGGTGAATTTTATAttcagaaaatcatatcccACATCGGGAGATTTGCAATTTTGGCTTAAGAATTCTGTTATAAATTGAGTCTTCCTTATTTGCTTTCtgtatcccaaaatcaaaagcttttcagctttgataaatagagagtgcatagaaaaaaagagtgtatttttttcttgagtgcggGTATTCTCTTGTGTGtgttagagaaaatattttctcggttaTACTCGGGTTGGGAGTGAGAGATATTGAGTGTATtgtgtatacacttgttgtaatattctTCCAGTTATAAAAGTTGTTGCAGTGCTCCGTGGACGTAGCCTAttttgggtgaaccacgtaaatctttgtgtcGTTTTTGGTTGTTTTATTCCGCAAGTTTGGGTACTATTATCATCGTGGTCGGCATCACTTCGGGGTAATTTCCCAACAACTAGTATCAAAGCCTTGTAGTGAAAATTCTTaagaattctgagtatgctctgtggttgcagctttgtctgatcttccacatcagaaaagattttttagattttttgctAAGGCTAGAGAAGTGATGGCCGGAGATGATGGATCGGGACCGGGAATCAACAAGTTTGATGGAACAGATTTTTCGTTCTGGCGGTTACAGATAAGCGATTATTTGTACAGTAAGAAACTGCATCAACCTCTATCAGGAAAGAAATCggaaaagatggaggatgatgaCTGGGAGCTTCTTGACCGATAGGTTTTAGGTGTCATACGATTGACCCTAACAAAGAACGTGGCGCATAACGTGGCGGAGGCCAAAACCACGGAGGAGATGATGTCCATTTTATCGGACATGTACGAGAAGCCATCAGCAAACAACAAAGTACATCTCATGAAGAAGTTATTCAACTTGAAGATGGGAGAAGGTGCTTCGGTGGCAAAACACATAAATGAATTCAACACGATTGTCTCCCAGCTGACATCAGTGGACATcaaatttgatgatgagattcggGCACTTATTCTTCTGGCGTCTTTACCAGACAATTGGGAACCGATGCGGGCAGCGGTTAGCAACTCTGTTGGAAAAGGGAAACTACAACTCAATGATGTTAGAGATCAAATCCTTGCTGAAGAAGTTCGCAGGAAACTCGGGTGAAGCAACATCATCGAGATCTGCTCTAAATCTTGATAACAGAGGAAGAGGCAGGAGTGGTGAAAGGAGTTCCAACCGATGGCGCGGTAGATCCAAgtcaagaaatggaaaagaAAAAAGCAACTTTGAAAAGAATTTGAAGTGCTGGAGCTGTGGTGAAACTGGTCACTTgaaaaagaaatgcagatcgACGAAGAATAATGCCAATGctgtcactgaggaagtacatgaTGCTCTGCTATTATCCATGGAAAGCCCTGTTGATTCTTGGGTTATGGACTCGGGAGCTTCGTTTCATACCACTGGTGATCGTGATGTATTTAATAATTACATCGCTGGCAATTACGGAAAAGTTTTCCTGGCTGATGGAAAACCCTTGGAAATTGTTGGTATGGGTGATGTACGGATGAAGATGTCAAATGGATCTGTCTGGAAAATCAACAAAGTCAGGCATGTACCAAAATTGACACGCAATCTGATCTCGGTGGGACAGCTCGATGATGAAGGCCACAATGTGACCTTCGGTGATGGTTCCTGGAAAGTGAACAAAGGAGCCATGATTGTTGCTCGAGGAAAGAAAACTGGAACATTGTATATGACTTCCAGTTGCAGAGACACATTAACAGCTGTGGATGCTGGAGCCAATTCAAGTTTATGGCATTATAGACTTGGACATATGAGTGAGAAGGGAATGAAGATGTTGGTGTCAAAAGGAAAGCTACCAGAATTAAAGACTGTTGAACACCAAATATGTGAAAGCTGTATTTTTGGAAAGCAGAAGAAGGTGAGCTTTTCAAAAGGCAGTAGAGAACCGAAAGCAGCAAAGTTGGAGCTGGTTCATACTGATGTATGGGGACCATCTCCTGTGACATCCCTTGGAGGCTCGAGATACTATGTCACATTCATTGACGATTCGAGTAGAAAAGTTTGgatttattttctgaaaaataaatcTGATGTTTACGAGACCTTTAAAAGGTGGAAAGCCATGGTGGAAAATGAGACCAACTTGAAGGTGAAGTGCTTACGGTCTGACAATGGTGGAGAATATGAAGATGATGAGTTCAAGAGATATTGTGCACAGAACGGGATCAAGATGGAGAAAACCATTCCTGgtacacctcaacagaatggtgtagctgaaaggatgaACAGGACCTTGAATGAACGAGCAAGGAGCATGAGATTGCATTCTGGATTGCCAAAATCATTCTGGGCTGATGTTGTTAACACTGCAGCATATCTGATCAACAGAGGACCTTCGATACCGCTTGACTGCAAAATACCCGAAGAGGTATGGAGTGGCAAAGAAGTAAACCTTTCTTTCTTGAAAGTGTTTGGATGTCTATCATATGTTCATATTGATTCAGCAAGCAGAACAAAACTTGATCCGAAATCAAAGAAGTGCTTCTTTATTGGTTATGGAGATAATGAGTTTGGTTATCGTTTCTGGGATGACCAAAATCGGAAGATCATTCGGAGCAGGGATGTAATATTTAATGAGAAACTTCTGTACAAGGACAAGTCAGACATTGGAGCTGGAGATGAATGTCCTGAAGtcaagaagactgatgaagtGCCATTGACATATATTCCTGTGAATGAATTGAAAACCAATAACCAGGAAGATGAAGAAGaaactgcacaagatgatgacccaCAAACTCCGGTGATTGAACTCAGAAGATCTTTGAGAACCATTAGACCACCTGAGAGATACTCCCCTGCACTTCACTATATTTTGCTGACAGACAAAGGTGAACCGGAGACCTATGAAGAggcaatgcaaaatgatgattcAACCAAGTGGGAGTTGGCCATGGAAGATGAGATGGATTCACTGTCATCCAATCAGACGTGGGAGTTGACATAACTTCCGCAAGGCAAAAAAGCGTTACATAACAAGTGGGTGTACCGGTTAAAAGAAGAGCATGATGGTAGCAAGCGGTACAAGGCAAGACTTGTTGTAAAAGGCTTCCAACAAcgggaaggaattgattacaccGAGATTTTCTCTCCAGTGGTTAAATTAACCACTATCAGAACAGTACTTGGACTAGTGGCGAAGGAAGACTTACATTTGGAGCAGTTGGATGTAAAGACTTCATTTCTTCACGGTGACTTAgatgaagaaatttatatgaagTAACCACAGGGCTTTGAAGTACGGGGAAAAGAGAAAATGGTGTGCAAACTTCAGAAGAGcttgtatggtctcaaacaagctccaagacagtggtacaagaagtttgatggATTCATGATTGAAAATGGTTTCCTAAGGTGTCAAGCTGATCACTACTATTACGTGAAAAAGTTTGACGGTTCTAATATCATACTACtgctatatgtagatgatatgctgagagctggaGCTTGTCTGGAAGAAATGGATAAACTGAAGAAAGATTTATCAAAGGAATTTGCCATGAAGGATTTGGGTGCTGCAAAGCAAATCCTTGGAATGAGGATCTTTAGAGACCGGGTGAATGGATTCTTGAAGTTATCTCAAGAAGAGTACGTGAAAAAGGTGGTTAGCAGATTTAATATGGATGAAGCTAAATTTGTAAATACTCCTTTGACTAGTCATTTCAAACTAACCAAAGCACAATCACCATCGACGGAGCAGGAGCAGGCTTATATGAATAAGGTTCCTTATGCTTCTGCTGTCGGAAGTCTCATGTACGCAATGGTGtgtacaagaccagacataGCACATGCAGTGGGAGTTGTGAGCAGGTTTATGAGTAATCCAGGAAAGCAACACTGGGAAGCAGTTAAGTGGATTCTCAGGTATTTGAAAGGTACTGCTAGCTGTTCTTTATTCTTCAGGAGGTCAAAATTGGGCTTACAGGGTTTTGTCGATGCCGATATGGGTGGCGACCTGGATGGCAGGAAAAGTACTACTGGATATGTGTTCACATTAGGTGGTACAGTTGTAAGCTGGGTGTCTAAGCTGCAAAAGATTGTTGCGCTTTCGACTACTGAGGCTGAGTATGTTGCAGTTACAGAAGCTAGCAAGGAGATGATATGGTTGAAATTCTTTCTTGAAGAATTGGGTCAGAAGTTTGAAGATAGCACATTACactgtgacagtcagagtgctaTTCATTTAGCAAAAACTCCTGTTTATCATGCTAGGACAAAGCATATACAGGTTCGTTACCATTTCATCAGATCAGTTCTGGAAGATGGAATCTTGAAGCTTGAAAAGATTCCCGGAAGTAAGAATCCTGCAGATATGCTCACGAAGACAGTAACCactgacaaactgaagttgtgttcGACTTCAGTTGGTCTTCAGGAGTAACAGAGGAGGTATGAGCTGCTGCACTGATGGTTGTGAAGACATGATTAGAATCAAGTCTTCAAGTGGGAGAATTGTTAGGTGGGATTTTAATAGGCGGGGCCCACGGTGAATTTTATAttcagaaaatcatatcccACATCGGGAGATTTGCAATTTTGGCTTAAGAATTCTGTTATAAATTGAGTCTTCCTTATTTGCTTTCtgtatcccaaaatcaaaagcttttcAGTTTGATAAATAgagagtgcatagaaaaaaagagtgtatttttttcttgagtgcgggtattctcttgtgtgagttagagaaaatattttctcggttaTACTCGGGTTGGGAGTGAGAGATATTGAGTGTATtgtgtatacacttgttgtaatattctTCCAGTTATAAAAGTTGTTGCAGTGCTCCGTGGACGTAGCCTAttttgggtgaaccacgtaaatctttgtgtcgttgttggttgttttattcggCAAGTTTGGGTACTATTATCATCGTGGTCGGCATCACTTCGGGATAATTTCCCAACATCTCCAACGTGATTTATGGTCATTAATTGAAGACAAAACCATGTTATCCTTCATGTGCTTATGTTTCTCAAAATTTCTTCAGCCACAGCTGATCCACTGGCCTCTCGACCACTCAATTCGAACTACTTTCTTGAATTATATGACAATTACTCATTCATCTATCTATATATACAAGCATTTCTCAGctcaaaaacaataacaaaccaTCAAATAAACTTAAATCTTTTCACTTGCTTCACTGAAAAATCCATTCATTTTTGGTCTCCTCTCGCTTTATCCAGACTTAATTCTATATATAGCGACAATGGCCATTCGACAAATCCTTAGACGTTCTTTATCGAGTGAAAGAAGATCAAACTCGAACGGATCATCTTATGTCTCGAAGGGACATTTCGTTGTTTATATCGGGGAGAGCGAGAGTAAACAACGATTTGTTGTTCCAATATCATACCTAAACGATCCTTCGTTTCAACATTTGTTAAGTAAAGCTGAAGAAGAATTTGGGTTCTGTCATCCAATGGGTGGAATCACCATTCCTTGTTCCGAAGATTTATTCATTGATCTAACCTCTCGTTTGGGAAGATAGTGACCATATTTGGACGAGTAGAAACTTGTATGCTCGTTAGCTAGTTTGAGGTTCTCATCTCTTTTATATGTTCACAATCATGTAAATGTTGTTGGGAGCAGGCAATCGAAATTAAATTATGAGTAAAAGAACATTtttggcatatatatataatatggagCCAATTTTTCAGATGTTCATAAAATTTTCGAGACATTTATTAAACAATTCGAATAACGATTTCAAATTCATCGATCCAAACAAACCATAGCTCTAACATATACATGGACTCAAGAATGTAAAATATGAAACATAGATGAGAGAACATATATTTATCGTTTGCTCAACGCCAAATGCTGAATTGGTCCTTCAAGAATTTAACAGTGGCATGTGACACATCACATGATTTTTGTTTTCAACTCATATTCATGAATTAAAACCTCAAAATATGTTACAGAGCACAAGGCCCCGTCATTTGTCATAACAAACAGCAGAAATCCCACTGAGGTTAAGGTGAATTATATTATTAGAATCAGTCCTCAGTCTGATAATATATTTATGGGGTCCTCTAAATAACCAAGACATCTGAATTCTTTTGCCCACATG is part of the Primulina eburnea isolate SZY01 chromosome 1, ASM2296580v1, whole genome shotgun sequence genome and encodes:
- the LOC140811197 gene encoding auxin-responsive protein SAUR19-like gives rise to the protein MAIRQILRRSLSSERRSNSNGSSYVSKGHFVVYIGESESKQRFVVPISYLNDPSFQHLLSKAEEEFGFCHPMGGITIPCSEDLFIDLTSRLGR